A stretch of the Fusarium musae strain F31 chromosome 2, whole genome shotgun sequence genome encodes the following:
- a CDS encoding hypothetical protein (EggNog:ENOG41) — MSSSVAVATAPLQFHDYLQFPINDTKSPIPDFSKHRNLRGKSVCAESRKTFEVYADPPSEGAHLAEGDCYPRLDSPTLVPRSIRRRSKSVTSLLALSRQRKFIEPVVPALPSPSVSVSVGNRGVEFLKGLAESVTGVIGSLSPRIAASADNDNEPNRHRQDSLCSVPSIIRSPVPSVLVSPCAQSFAGASGNLNSAPAESQTAPSPAVPPGPSSPLASPLYVLKPKTTNIPPFLSNLASKPLPLRSPNLNQEFSRSTAHLTGRDRSRSRSRSRSRSRPRGPDLFKPLPPTYAFDLPAPESPILRTVPSASDIARFKRRNLHALRINTETAERAAKIEREDLEREEDESERLANIVARLEAETDRILAEQKKRDLARRRAPLPTPSPKFPRFLVLDKFSFLYRTRRSNALTSQAGTPSPGAPTVFSLDLSRSTSPDESSSPGKMSFIEQGGKGIVPGTDAPTSASNGGERRVCVRCLSSVINLPVNTDTSPVDILYSTANLTSHDIDPKASVLIECYVELGLERRLRRYERIRDVMNSWDRDQQNSLLVVTNDISQTDDPDLDMKSVPRTPNPPPGFTLQMYHSSRPGKWNKRWITLLESGQMFASKKPDSKASDKDSTVLCHLSDFDIYTPRESEARRHLKAPRRFCYAVKSQQKTFVFPNGENFVHFFCAEDGKLARRFLELVQRWRSWYLVNKQVDFGKKDKPPQLAMPLENDTVRKAISRSKSSAAYKGHSTQVSVDETPYTIGAFQPLLDMDRFDKPLEEFGKDPEQDKQKHGDPDTEFRSGLVRNATCKQPNVLTKSKSIHQKHRSPPTPRDEAQFSSTGLLGQVYEEKRKIAERAPVISPPPTNAAFTKGASLLGQGYEQKRKISERAPVNNSVPSTNAGFTEGPSLLNGGVVSPTSPNESMADSKSWFPLGTDQSSQPRYRSRSVRDSNRRPTTSEKVPDMPQPLVNLTNSFPEPPRWRENKGHGIKAPAGGPLISLATGGSTNNSFKTRSASGLVGQSRPLTSSSMTVGSRPRSRSIAGTQQSPSHAPPVPPLPIRSLRRENTAPLEQSRGRDPRPREPLINRAGTTGSSSRN; from the exons ATGTCGTCGTCAGTGGCGGTCGCGACTGCCCCATTGCAATTTCATGACTACTTGCAATTCCCAATCAATGATACAAAATCACCAATACCGGACTTCTCAAAACATAGAAATTTACGTGGGAAAAGTGTGTGTGCTGAATCTCGAAAAACATTTGAGGTTTATGCCGACCCGCCATCAGAAGGGGCTCATCTTGCGGAGGGGGATTGCTATCCACGACTTGACTCACCAACATTAGTCCCGCGAAGCATTCGACGCCGGTCCAAGAGTGTGACTTCGTTATTAGCTCTATCTCGCCAACGAAAATTTATTGAGCCGGTGGTCCCAGCGCTGCCGTCCCCCTCAGTCTCGGTTTCAGTTGGCAATCGTGGAGTCGAATTCTTGAAAGGTCTCGCGGAGAGTGTTACAGGGGTCATTGGTAGCCTCTCTCCACGAATTGCGGCCAGCGCTGATAATGACAATGAGCCCAATAGGCACCGTCAGGATTCGTTGTGTTCTGTGCCTTCGATCATTCGCTCCCCGGTTCCGTCAGTATTGGTGTCACCGTGTGCACAAAGCTTCGCTGGCGCATCAGGCAATTTAAACTCAGCTCCAGCAGAGTCTCAGACCGCGCCGTCGCCCGCTGTCCCGCCCGGCCCCAGTAGCCCCCTGGCAAGCCCGTTATATGTTCTAAAGCCTAAAACTACGAACATCCCACCATTCCTTTCGAACTTAGCTTCGAAACCTCTACCTCTACGATCACCAAATTTGAACCAAGAATTCTCCCGCAGCACTGCGCATCTTACTGGTCGTGACcgcagccgcagccgcaGTCGAAGTCGCAGCCGCAGTCGTCCCCGAGGCCCAGACTTATTCAAACCCCTTCCACCGACATATGCCTTTGATCTGCCAGCTCCAGAATCACCTATACTTCGTACCGTGCCATCTGCGAGCGATATTGCCAGATTTAAACGTCGCAATCTACACGCCTTGCGAATTAATACTGAAACTGCTGAACGCGCTGCAAAGATCGAACGAGAGGACCTTGAGCGCGAGGAAGACGAGTCTGAACGCCTAGCCAACATAGTTGCCcgtcttgaagctgagactGATCGTATCCTCGCCGAGCAGAAGAAACGCGACCTAGCCCGCCGCCGGGCGCCACTGCCGACTCCGTCCCCTAAATTTCCACggtttcttgttcttgacaagTTTTCATTTCTCTATCGTACTCGGCGATCGAATGCTCTGACAAGCCAAGCCGGGACGCCAAGCCCAGGGGCACCAACTGTCTTTTCTCTTGATCTCAGCCGGTCTACCAGTCCTGACgaatcttcatcaccagGAAAAATGAGTTTTATAGAACAAGGTGGTAAAGGTATCGTGCCAGGCACTGACGCCCCAACTTCGGCCAGCAATGGAGGTGAGAGA CGCGTGTGCGTGCGATGCCTATCATCAGTCATCAATCTTCCTGTCAACACTGATACCTCTCCTGTTGATATCCTCTACTCCACCGCCAACCTGACCAGCCATGATATCGATCCCAAGGCCAGCGTACTGATAGAATGCTACGTTGAACTGGGTCTCGAACGGCGCCTTCGCCGTTACGAAAGAATTCGTGACGTTATGAATTCTTGGGATCGTGACCAGCAGAactctcttcttgttgtcaCCAATGATATCTCACAAACCGATGATCCTGATCTCGATATGAAGTCTGTGCCACGAACACCAAACCCTCCCCCAGGCTTCACGCTGCAGATGTACCACTCTTCCAGGCCAGGCAAATGGAACAAGCGATGGATCACCTTGCTGGAATCCGGTCAGATGTTTGCTTCCAAGAAGCCTGATTCAAAGGCTTCGGACAAAGATAGTACTGTCCTGTGTCATTTATCAGATTTTGACATCTATACCCCAAGAGAGAGTGAGGCCAGGCGTCATCTAAAGGCCCCCCGGCGCTTTTGCTATGCTGTTAAGAGCCAACAGAAGACGTTCGTTTTCCCAAATGGCGAGAATTTTGTTCATTTCTTCTGCGCTGAAGACGGAAAACTTGCCAGGCGTTTTCTTGAACTTGTGCAACGTTGGCGAAGCTGGTATCTGGTCAATAAGCAGGTTGACTTCgggaagaaggacaagcctCCACAACTTGCCATGCCTCTAGAAAACGACACGGTTCGCAAAGCCATTTCCAGATCGAAGAGTTCTGCCGCATATAAAGGGCATAGTACGCAGGTTTCCGTTGACGAGACGCCATACACCATCGGCGCTTTCCAGCCACTTCTTGATATGGACCGCTTTGATAAACCCCTGGAGGAGTTCGGCAAAGATCCAGAACAGGACAAACAAAAACATGGGGATCCCGATACTGAGTTTAGAAGTGGACTCGTCCGGAACGCGACCTGCAAACAGCCAAACGTCTTAACAAAGTCTAAATCAATACATCAAAAGCATAGATCACCGCCAACGCCTCGGGATGAGGCGCAATTCTCTTCTACGGGGCTTTTGGGTCAAGTATATGAAGAGAAACGCAAGATAGCTGAACGGGCGCCTGTCATCAGCCCCCCTCCCACCAACGCGGCTTTCACAAAAGGAGCCTCGCTCCTGGGTCAAGGTTATGAGCAAAAGCGCAAGATTTCTGAGCGAGCGCCTGTCAATAACAGTGTTCCTTCAACGAATGCCGGTTTCACAGAGGGTCCTTCACTTCTCAACGGTGGTGTTGTCTCGCCAACGTCTCCTAATGAGAGTATGGCAGATTCAAAATCATGGTTTCCTTTGGGAACAGATCAGTCTTCTCAGCCACGCTACCGTAGCCGATCTGTCCGAGATTCCAACAGGCGTCCTACCACGTCTGAGAAGGTCCCAGATATGCCCCAGCCGCTAGTCAATCTTACCAACAGCTTCCCTGAGCCGCCTCGCTGGCGCGAGAATAAGGGTCATGGTATAAAAGCACCAGCCGGCGGTCCCTTAATCAGTCTCGCTACCGGGGGATCGACAAACAATTCATTCAAAACTCGGAGCGCCTCTGGTCTTGTTGGGCAGTCTCGACCTCTGACCTCTTCGTCTATGACGGTTGGTAGCCGTCCTCGGAGTCGGTCTATTGCAGGAACTCAACAATCGCCTAGCCATGCtcctcctgttcctcctTTGCCAATCCGATCGTTACGTCGAGAGAACACTGCGCCGCTCGAACAGTCTCGTGGCCGTGATCCTCGTCCGCGAGAGCCGTTGATCAATCGAGCCGGGACGACGGGCTCCTCATCAAGGAATTAA
- a CDS encoding hypothetical protein (EggNog:ENOG41) gives MSSSAPAPPLPPTKATVPYYEPSLPPAKPKPTVPIPEAPPSPPPPAPEPSLPETTVPAAGTLPLPPPPEVSVPAPGSPPPSPSIPGQPAVPPSRAAPPPVNPTGTIEASVPSAAANKVSGSFGAFVLAGIAALAM, from the coding sequence ATGTCCTCATCTGCTCCTGCGCCACCGCTGCCTCCTACCAAGGCTACAGTCCCATACTATGAGCCTTCTCTTCCACCAGcgaagcccaagcccactGTTCCTATACCAGAAGCTCCCCCttctccccctcctcctgcaCCTGAGCCCTCTCTACCAGAAACTACAGTTCCAGCTGCTGGAACCCTGCCACTTCCTCCGCCCCCCGAGGTTTCGGTTCCTGCCCCAGggtctcctcctccttctccctctATTCCCGGGCAACCGGCTGTTCCTCCATCTCGAGCTGCCCCGCCCCCGGTCAACCCTACTGGTACTATCGAGGCTTCTGTACCTTCGGCCGCTGCTAACAAGGTGTCTGGAAGCTTTGGGGCTTTCGTGTTGGCTGGTATTGCAGCTTTGGCTATGTGA
- a CDS encoding hypothetical protein (EggNog:ENOG41), whose protein sequence is MKFATALVGLVASATYAAAASVTFVTLDDKERTIIFTPDPGYEGPESVTVSSAKEVTVDFPDKYIGNFYAVQKGEADQPGMLGEVTFGGWNGKTYFDVSAIVDPNDKHNVKQMWPKSAATPMSGCETFPCDNCYWLPDDVQTKVTDEVDLITTLGDGASPYQAQSN, encoded by the coding sequence ATGAAGTTCGCTACTGCTCTCGTCGGCCTCGTCGCCTCTGCTACCTATGCTGCCGCCGCCTCGGTCACCTTTGTCACTCTTGACGACAAGGAGCGgaccatcatcttcaccccTGACCCTGGTTACGAAGGCCCCGAATCTGTCACTGTTAGCTCGGCCAAGGAGGTTACTGTTGACTTCCCTGACAAGTACATTGGCAACTTCTATGCTGTCCAGAAGGGCGAGGCTGATCAACCCGGCATGCTTGGTGAGGTCACCTTCGGTGGCTGGAACGGCAAGACTTATTTCGATGTCTCTGCTATCGTGGACCCTAACGACAAGCACAACGTCAAGCAGATGTGGCCCAAGTCTGCTGCCACCCCCATGTCTGGCTGCGAGACCTTCCCTTGTGACAACTGCTACTGGCTCCCTGATGATGTCCAGACCAAGGTCACTGACGAGGTTGACCTCATCACCACTCTTGGAGACGGCGCCAGCCCCTACCAGGCCCAGTCTAACTAA
- a CDS encoding hypothetical protein (EggNog:ENOG41~BUSCO:EOG092633US) has product MAQQTTLEEFNSVYPKLEEALLDHARSYKLPQEQLDWYKRSLEVNPLGGKCNRGMSVPDSVSLLLEKPLTEEQYFQAATLGWMTELLQAFFLVSDDIMDSSITRRGQPCWYRQEGVGMIAINDAFMLESAIYTLLKKYFRSHPAYVDLIELFHETTFQTELGQLCDLLTAPEDNVNLDNFSLEKYSFIVIYKTAYYSFYLPVALALHQLNLATPSNLKQAEDILIPLGEYFQIQDDYLDNFGKPEHIGKIGTDIKDNKCSWLVNQALAVATPEQRKILEENYGRKDDDKEKVVKKLYDDLNLEQRYLDYEEKVVGQIRERIANIDENDGLKKTVFEAFLAKIYKRSK; this is encoded by the exons ATGGCTCAACAAACCACCCTTGAGGAGTTCAACTCCGTTTACcccaagcttgaggaggctcTTCTCGACCATGCCCGCTCCTACAAGCTGCCTCAAGAGCAGCTCGACTGGTACAAAAGA TCTCTCGAAGTCAACCCTCTCGGTGGAAAATGCAACCGCGGCATGTCCGTCCCCGACTCggtctccctcctcctcgagaagcCTCTTACCGAAGAGCAGTACTTCCAAGCTGCTACGCTTGGCTGGATGACAGAGCTCCTTCAGGCCTTCTTTCTCGTCTCCGACGACATCATGGATTCGAGCATTACCCGCCGTGGCCAGCCCTGTTGGTATCGTCAGGAGGGTGTTGGCATGATAGCTATCAACGACGCTTTCATGCTGGAATCCGCCATTTACacacttctcaagaagtACTTCCGCTCTCACCCCGCCTACGTCGATCTTATCGAGCTTTTCCACGAGACCACCTTTCAGACCGAGCTCGGCCAGCTGTGCGACCTCCTCACCGCTCCTGAAGACAATGTCAACCTCGACAACTTCTCTCTTGAGAAGTATAGTTTCATCGTCATTTATAAGACCGCCTATTACTCATTCTACCTTCCCGTCGCCCTCGCCCTTCACCAGCTCAACCTCGCCACTCCCAGCAATCTCAAGCAAGCTGAGGATATCCTCATTCCTCTCGGGGAGTACTTCCAAATTCAAGATGATTATCTTGACAACTTTGGCAAGCCTGAGCATATAGGCAAGATCGGCACTGACATCAAAGATAACAAGTGCTCTTGGCTCGTCAACCAGGCCCTAGCCGTAGCAACCCCTGAGCAGCGAAAGATTCTTGAGGAAAACTATGGCCGTAAGGACGAtgacaaggagaaggtcGTCAAAAAGCTTTACGATGACCTCAATCTCGAGCAGCGTTATCTTGACTATGAGGAAAAGGTTGTCGGCCAGATTCGTGAGCGCATTGCTAACATCGATGAGAACGATGGTCTCAAGAAAACTGTTTTCGAGGCCTTCCTTGCCAAGATCTACAAGCGCAgcaagtaa
- a CDS encoding hypothetical protein (EggNog:ENOG41~BUSCO:EOG092613S3): protein MALSVHEISQLRAALQDAVVKCSERCLAAELLNALPEIEEDEENINPSDPGHTSPIFAANSDPEEAILEAKELSKYLLAKSLFDCREYDRCAAVFLPDSLLSSVLASRVDNTSASTTAVKGKGKASSASSVMPLPKLSQKSLFLALYAKFMSGEKRRNEDSEMVMGPQDLGTVANKQLLVIGRFLATWFEERTTEDDEVLGSQGWLEYLYGMVLAKEKNDDKALEYFIRSVHKYTMNWGCWLEMTSLISRVEDNIVSYMFHLHTSLELYQQGPGLANSLEQLLSIFPTSSFLLTCNALLAYHAKDLMAAEQHFTRLLALHPHRLDSLDHYSNILYVLNLRPKLAFLAHLCSSVDKFRPESCVVIGNYYSLLSMHEKAVQYFRRALTLDRSCLSAWTLMGHEYVELKNTHAAIESYRRAVDVNRRDYRAWYGLGQTYEMLEMHTYSLWYYKKAAGLRPWDGKMWMAVGSCLQKMGRERDGIKALKRALLADAYYDVGSSFGSGDLLGSRSATGHMDPDILLQIAMMYDQLGEEEEARSYMELCVAQEDGGGAAEADPAESIAIHNDSPPGSDNGAGGNENPGNEGTGVTAATSKARMWLAKFSMRTGDYITASRLAGELCQDGVEVEEAKALVREVRSRMEATGMLDPLS, encoded by the exons ATGGCACTCAGCGTCCACGAGATCTCCCAGTTACGTGCTGCCTTGCAAGATGCCGTCGTCAAATGTTCAGAAAGATGCTT GGCTGCTGAACTGCTCAATGCGCTCCCCGAgatcgaagaagacgaagaaaacaTCAACCCTTCAGACCCCGGACACACCTCTCCGATATTCGCTGCGAACAGCGATCCAGAGGAAGCAATTCTGGAAGCCAAAGAGCTTAGCAAATATCTCTTAGCCAAATCTCTCTTTGACTGTCGAGAATATGATCGTTGCGCTGCTGTGTTTCTGCCCGACTCCCTCCTTTCAAGTGTTCTTGCCTCGCGTGTAGACAACACTTCAGCATCCACCACCGCTGTAAAGGGGAAGGGGAAGGCGTCCAGCGCTTCATCTGTGATGCCACTACCAAAGCTCAGTCAGAAGAGCCTGTTCTTAGCACTATACGCCAAGTTCATGTCCGGGGAGAAGCGCAGGAACGAAGACTCCGAGATGGTTATGGGCCCTCAGGATCTTGGTACAGTGGCCAATAAGCAATTACTTGTAATCGGTCGATTCTTAGCAACTTGGTTCGAGGAGAGGACAACGGAAGACGATGAGGTATTGGGAAGCCAGGGATGGCTCGAATATTT GTATGGCATGGTGCTagccaaagagaagaacgATGACAAGGCACTGGAATATTTTATTCGAAGCGTGCACAAGTACACCATGAATTGGGGCTGCTGGTTGGAAATGACGTCGTTAATATCtcgagttgaagat AATATTGTCTCTTACATGTTCCACCTGCACACCTCTCTAGAACTCTACCAACAAGGGCCCGGTCTGGCCAATTCTCTTGAACAACTTCTCTCGATATTCCCAACATCCTCTTTCCTTCTCACATGCAATGCACTCCTAGCATATCACGCCAAGGACTTGATGGCTGCTGAACAGCACTTTACTCGACTGCTGGCACTCCATCCACATCGGCTAGATTCTCTCGACCATTATTCTAACATTCTCTACGTTCTCAATCTTCGTCCAAAACTGGCTTTCCTGGCACACCTATGTTCCAGCGTGGACAAATTCAGGCCCGAGTCTTGCGTGGTGATTGGAAATTATTACTCTTTACTATCGATGCATGAGAAGGCTGTCCAATATTTCCGTCGTGCGTTAACGCTGGACCGGTCATGCTTGTCAGCATGGACGCTAATGGGTCACGAATATGTTGAACTTAAAAACACCCATGCGGCAATCGAGTCGTACCGCCGTGCAGTTGACGTGAACCGCCGGGACTATCGGGCCTGGTATGGTCTTGGTCAAACATAcgagatgttggagatgcATACATACTCATTATGGTACtacaagaaggctgctggtCTACGACCATGGGACGGAAAGATGTGGATGGCTGTAGGCTCATGTCTACAAAAGATGGGCCGAGAACGAGATGGCATCAAAGCCTTAAAGCGAGCTTTACTAGCTGACGCTTACTATGACGTGGGAAGCAGTTTTGGTAGCGGTGATCTCCTTGGCAGCCGGAGCGCCACGGGTCATATGGACCCCGACATCCTTCTGCAGATTGCGATGATGTACGACCAACttggtgaagaggaagaagccagGTCATACATGGAATTATGCGTGGCCCAGGAAGATGGTGGTGGAGCTGCAGAAGCTGATCCGGCTGAGTCCATTGCTATTCACAACGACTCTCCACCCGGCTCAGATAATGGAGCCGGGGGCAACGAGAACCCAGGGAATGAGGGAACCGGGGTCACGGCGGCGACAAGCAAAGCGCGCATGTGGCTGGCAAAGTTCTCAATGCGCACTGGAGATTACATAACGGCCTCTCGACTTGCGGGAGAGTTGTGTcaggatggtgttgaagtgGAGGAAGCAAAAGCACTTGTGAGAGAAGTTCGGTCTCGAATGGAAGCGACGGGAATGCTCGACCCGCTGAGTTAG